A section of the Triticum dicoccoides isolate Atlit2015 ecotype Zavitan chromosome 7A, WEW_v2.0, whole genome shotgun sequence genome encodes:
- the LOC119329774 gene encoding putative BPI/LBP family protein At1g04970 yields the protein MAHHHLLPLLLLLLLPLFASAAATGDEAHLSAVIGDTGLAFAKDVLIGEAVRSLTPLRLPGAEKAFRVPFLGGIRAAVSNITLFHLDVGDNSVVRLGDSALVVVASGITANISMAWSYSYYSWYFPVEISDRGTASILVQGMEVGITMEIKNYNGSLALNATQCGCSVKDLVISLDGGASWFYQGFINAFEDHIRAAVEKVIPENIIDSTSKLDSLLQGLPRSVSLDNVTALNMTFVNDPLYGNSTIEFDINGLFASAVVKTSNLQKHPQLSLSCGGASNMLLLSLDEDVFNSALEVYFKAGSMHWVVDKVPDQSLLNTAGWKFIIPRLYWNYPNDDMVLNISMASSPLMRITSEKIGATINADMIIDVLHGTETVPVACISVIVSASGVVEASGNKVYGTVGLDNFSLSLKWSKIGNFHMSLIQGVIRVFLNTVCMPYLNSHLGNGYILPVVHGFTLKDVHVVTSAEQLMLCSDITFANASRLAALPVL from the exons ATGGCCCATCACCACCTCCTCCctttactcctcctcctcctcctgcccctCTTCGCCTCCGCCGCGGCCACCGGCGACGAGGCGCACCTCTCCGCGGTGATCGGCGACACAGGCCTGGCCTTCGCCAAGGACGTGCTGATCGGCGAGGCGGTGCGGTCGCTCACCCCGCTCCGCCTCCCCGGGGCGGAGAAGGCCTTCCGCGTGCCCTTCCTCGGCGGCATCCGCGCCGCCGTCTCCAACATCACGCTCTTCCACCTCGACGTGGGGGATAACTCCGTCGTCCGCCTCGGCGACTCGGccctcgtcgtcgtcgcctccggcattACCGCCAACATCAGCATGGCCTGGAGCTACTCCTACTACTCCTGGTACTTCCCCGTGGAGATCTCCGACAGAGGCACCGCTTCGATCCTG GTTCAAGGAATGGAAGTtgggataaccatggaaatcaagaATTATAATGGAAGTTTGGCTCTGAACGCCACGCAATGTGGTTGTTCTGTGAAGGACCTGGTGATATCTCTGGATGGTGGAGCATCTTGGTTTTATCAAGG GTTTATAAATGCTTTTGAAGACCATATTAGAGCTGCGGTTGAAAAGGTAATACCGGAAAATATTATTGACAGCACATCAAAACTGGATTCGTTGCTTCAAGGTCTTCCTAGGAGTGTTAGTCTGGACAATGTCACTGCTCTGAACATGACTTTTGTCAATGATCCACTATACGGGAATTCCACGATTGAGTTTGATATCAATGGATTGTTCGCTTCTGCAGTTGTTAAGACTAGCAATTTGCAGAAGCATCCCCAGCTTTCATTATCTTGTGGTGGAGCATCAAATATGCTTTTGCTTTCACTCGATGAAGATGTATTCAACTCGGCATTAGAGGTTTACTTCAAG GCTGGTTCCATGCATTGGGTTGTAGACAAAGTTCCTGATCAATCTCTACTGAATACAGCAGGCTGGAAATTTATCATTCCTCGCTTATATTGGAACTATCCAAATGATGACATGGTCCTGAACATTTCAATGGCCTCATCCCCACTGATGAGGATTACATCTGAAAAGATTGGTGCTACCATTAATGCAGACATGATAATTGATGTTTTACATGGCACAGAGACGGTTCCAGTTGCATGCATCTCTGTA ATTGTTAGCGCGTCAGGTGTTGTGGAGGCATCAGGGAATAAAGTATATGGTACCGTTGGCTTAGATAATTTCTCTCTATCCTTGAAGTGGAGTAAAATCGGAAACTTCCATATGTCTTTGATTCAG GGAGTGATACGGGTTTTCTTGAACACGGTATGCATGCCGTATCTGAACTCGCACCTGGGGAATGGATATATCTTACCTGTGGTTCATGGCTTCACTTTGAAAGACGTACATGTAGTTACTTCTGCCGAACAGTTGATGCTCTGTTCAGATATTACCTTCGCAAATGCAAGCCGCTTGGCGGCTTTGCCAGTTTTGTGA